The following coding sequences are from one Sphingobium sp. Cam5-1 window:
- the gorA gene encoding glutathione-disulfide reductase, protein MTEYDYDLFVIGAGSGGVRASRVAASHGARVAVAEEHRVGGTCVIRGCVPKKMLVYGSHFAEELRDASHYGWTIDAMHFDWASLRDTVLRDVDRLEITYTNTLDAHEVAHFHERATIAGPHAVRLASGREISAKVILIATGAVPVMPEVEGIEYAITSNEVFHLPTFPGRVLIQGAGYIAMEFAGIFNALGAHVTVVNRSDQILRGYDESLRDRLLQITMTRGIDYRFHCPIRRIEKREGEARVVHFDGHDPIEADIVLVATGRRPNVNGLGLENAGIALGFRGEIPVDGHNRTSCESIYAVGDVTDRIQLTPVAIREGHAFADTVFGGTPRVIDYGCVPNAVFSQPPLAGVGLTEAQARVNHGNIRVYSSDFRPMKNIFAERHERGLYKMVVCAESGKVLGLHMLGHEAPEILQAAAIAVKAGLTKDDFDATMALHPSMAEELVLMR, encoded by the coding sequence ATGACGGAATATGACTATGACCTGTTTGTGATCGGCGCGGGATCGGGCGGCGTGCGCGCGAGCCGGGTGGCCGCCTCACATGGTGCCAGAGTCGCGGTGGCGGAGGAGCACCGCGTCGGCGGCACATGCGTGATCCGTGGCTGCGTCCCCAAGAAGATGCTCGTCTATGGTTCGCACTTCGCCGAGGAGCTGCGGGACGCGTCGCACTATGGATGGACCATCGACGCGATGCATTTCGACTGGGCGAGCCTGCGGGATACCGTGCTGCGCGATGTCGACCGGCTCGAGATAACCTACACCAACACGCTCGACGCGCATGAGGTGGCGCATTTTCACGAGCGCGCGACGATAGCGGGGCCGCATGCGGTGCGCCTTGCCTCCGGACGTGAGATCAGCGCGAAAGTGATCCTCATCGCGACCGGGGCGGTGCCGGTCATGCCGGAGGTCGAGGGAATCGAGTATGCGATAACCTCGAACGAGGTGTTTCACCTGCCCACATTTCCCGGGCGTGTGTTGATTCAGGGCGCCGGCTATATCGCGATGGAGTTCGCCGGCATCTTCAACGCCCTTGGCGCGCATGTGACGGTGGTCAACCGTTCGGATCAGATCCTGCGCGGCTATGATGAATCGTTGCGCGACCGCCTGTTGCAGATCACCATGACACGCGGCATCGACTATCGCTTCCATTGCCCGATCCGGCGGATTGAGAAGCGCGAGGGCGAGGCGCGCGTCGTGCATTTCGACGGCCATGATCCGATCGAGGCCGACATCGTGCTCGTCGCCACGGGACGCCGGCCCAATGTCAACGGGCTGGGGCTGGAAAATGCCGGGATCGCGCTTGGTTTCAGGGGCGAGATTCCGGTCGACGGCCATAATCGCACAAGCTGCGAGAGCATTTATGCGGTGGGGGACGTAACCGACCGCATCCAGCTCACGCCTGTCGCGATCCGCGAGGGGCATGCCTTTGCGGACACGGTCTTCGGCGGCACGCCGCGAGTAATCGACTATGGCTGCGTTCCGAACGCCGTATTCTCGCAGCCGCCGCTGGCCGGGGTGGGGCTCACCGAGGCGCAGGCCCGCGTGAACCATGGCAATATCCGGGTCTATTCCTCTGACTTCAGGCCTATGAAGAACATCTTCGCCGAACGCCATGAGCGCGGGCTCTACAAGATGGTCGTCTGCGCGGAATCTGGGAAGGTGCTGGGGCTCCATATGCTGGGCCATGAAGCGCCCGAAATCCTTCAGGCCGCCGCGATCGCGGTCAAGGCAGGCCTCACCAAGGATGATTTCGACGCGACCATGGCGCTGCACCCCAGCATGGCCGAGGAACTGGTGTTGATGCGCTAG
- a CDS encoding acetyl-CoA C-acyltransferase family protein, whose amino-acid sequence MTQLSDIYIMGGARTAIGTFGGSLAAFRPADLGSIVIREALSRAGMAAEMVEQVAIGTVVPTQPSDAYVSRVAAVNAGVPVEAVAMNVNRLCGSGLQAIVSVAQAIRLGECDIAIGGGAEVMSNAPRMVQGTRFGQKLGDMALQDMMLGALHDPFENIHMGVTAENIAERCQITREEQDALAVESHKRAARAIAEGRFKEQIVPVEIRTRKTETLFDTDEHVRPEVSLEALAGLKPVFRTGGTVTAGNASGINDGAAAVVLASGQAVNRLGLQPFARVLGWGHAGVAPNVMGLGPVKAVPVALERAGLTLDQIDVIEANEAFAAQACGVASQLGFDPEKTNINGSGISLGHPIGATGAILTVKTLYELRRTDGRYGLITMCIGGGQGLAMVIENCE is encoded by the coding sequence ATGACCCAGTTAAGCGACATCTACATTATGGGTGGTGCGCGTACCGCTATTGGCACCTTCGGCGGATCGCTTGCCGCGTTCCGGCCGGCCGACCTCGGGAGTATCGTTATCAGGGAAGCGCTGTCGCGCGCCGGCATGGCCGCGGAAATGGTCGAACAGGTGGCGATCGGCACAGTGGTGCCGACCCAGCCGTCGGACGCCTATGTCAGCCGCGTGGCCGCCGTGAATGCAGGCGTGCCGGTCGAAGCGGTGGCGATGAATGTCAACAGGCTGTGCGGCTCGGGCTTGCAGGCCATTGTCTCGGTCGCGCAGGCGATCAGGCTGGGCGAGTGTGACATTGCGATCGGCGGCGGTGCGGAAGTCATGTCGAACGCCCCGCGTATGGTGCAGGGCACCCGTTTCGGCCAGAAGCTGGGCGATATGGCGTTGCAGGACATGATGTTGGGCGCATTGCACGACCCGTTCGAGAATATCCATATGGGCGTGACGGCGGAGAATATCGCCGAACGCTGTCAGATCACGCGGGAAGAGCAGGACGCACTCGCGGTGGAAAGTCACAAGCGCGCTGCCCGCGCCATCGCGGAAGGGCGTTTCAAGGAGCAGATTGTCCCGGTCGAAATCAGGACGCGCAAGACCGAGACCCTGTTCGATACCGATGAGCATGTGCGGCCGGAGGTTTCGCTTGAGGCGCTGGCGGGCCTCAAACCGGTGTTCAGGACGGGCGGTACCGTCACTGCGGGCAATGCCAGTGGCATCAACGACGGTGCGGCTGCGGTCGTGCTAGCGAGTGGTCAGGCGGTAAACCGGCTTGGGCTCCAGCCGTTTGCCAGGGTCCTTGGCTGGGGACATGCCGGTGTCGCGCCGAACGTGATGGGGCTGGGCCCGGTCAAGGCCGTGCCGGTGGCACTTGAGCGCGCGGGCCTCACCCTTGACCAGATCGACGTGATCGAAGCCAATGAAGCCTTCGCCGCCCAGGCGTGCGGCGTCGCAAGCCAACTGGGGTTCGATCCAGAGAAGACCAATATCAACGGGTCAGGTATCAGCCTGGGGCATCCGATCGGCGCAACCGGCGCGATCCTGACCGTTAAGACACTCTATGAGCTCCGGCGTACGGACGGGCGCTATGGTCTCATCACGATGTGCATCGGTGGCGGGCAGGGCCTTGCGATGGTAATAGAGAATTGCGAGTGA
- the tnpA gene encoding IS200/IS605 family transposase, whose amino-acid sequence MRYKSGCHTTFHHRYHLVWAPKYRYKVLIGDVRFRVREIIRQVCDEMGVIIVNGALSRDHVHMFVEIPPHVSVSDFVRRAKGRSSRKIQQEFEHIRKRYWGQRFWQRGYFSTTSGNITDDIIMRYLDRHTHKDGFSPST is encoded by the coding sequence ATGCGCTACAAGAGCGGTTGTCACACGACATTCCATCATCGCTACCATCTCGTCTGGGCACCGAAGTATCGGTACAAGGTGCTGATCGGCGATGTGCGCTTCAGGGTGCGGGAGATCATCCGGCAGGTCTGCGATGAGATGGGCGTCATCATCGTCAATGGCGCGCTGTCCCGCGATCACGTGCATATGTTCGTAGAGATCCCGCCGCACGTTTCTGTCAGCGACTTCGTGCGCCGCGCCAAGGGACGGTCATCGCGAAAAATCCAGCAGGAATTCGAGCACATCCGCAAACGCTACTGGGGTCAACGCTTCTGGCAACGTGGCTACTTCTCAACCACATCCGGCAACATCACCGATGACATCATCATGCGTTACCTGGACCGCCATACCCACAAGGATGGCTTCAGCCCCTCCACGTGA
- a CDS encoding caspase family protein — translation MASAPPRDPTGLRPVSHSVTSFFQHQQPSPDLTSAFGGQVPDLNSDEPDGLDETWCLYDGQLIDDELSYALSAFKAGVRIIVVSDSCHSGSVVKTAAMQALHGNLLNVQAVLAARAVGDDSVSFELVDAFSGGVPRVMPQDVMSRVYLANKDFYDEIGSREELSEAKNHVAASVILLSGCQDYQLSMDGPFNGAFTGALKVVWNGGKYADGYDKFIGNIRKSLNNPTQSPGIFRIGARDTAFDAQQPFLV, via the coding sequence ATGGCTTCAGCCCCTCCACGTGATCCTACCGGCCTCCGGCCGGTCAGTCATTCAGTCACTTCTTTCTTCCAACACCAGCAACCATCGCCAGACTTGACATCCGCCTTCGGAGGGCAGGTGCCAGATCTGAACAGCGACGAGCCCGACGGACTGGACGAGACTTGGTGCCTGTATGACGGACAGCTCATTGACGACGAGCTCTCTTATGCGCTCTCAGCCTTCAAGGCAGGTGTGCGCATCATTGTCGTGTCGGACAGTTGTCACAGTGGGAGCGTGGTCAAGACAGCAGCGATGCAAGCGCTTCATGGAAATCTGCTCAACGTCCAAGCGGTACTCGCCGCGCGCGCAGTCGGCGACGATAGCGTCTCGTTCGAATTGGTTGATGCGTTCTCCGGGGGCGTTCCGCGTGTGATGCCGCAGGATGTGATGAGCCGAGTTTATCTAGCCAACAAGGACTTCTACGACGAGATCGGTTCACGCGAAGAACTCAGCGAGGCCAAGAATCACGTCGCCGCGTCGGTCATCCTGCTCTCAGGCTGCCAAGACTATCAGCTCTCGATGGATGGCCCGTTCAACGGGGCGTTTACAGGGGCGCTGAAGGTCGTTTGGAACGGCGGGAAATACGCTGACGGATATGACAAGTTTATTGGCAACATACGAAAATCACTGAACAACCCCACGCAATCGCCTGGCATCTTCCGAATTGGCGCGCGCGACACGGCGTTCGACGCGCAGCAGCCATTTTTGGTCTGA
- a CDS encoding Atxe2 family lasso peptide isopeptidase — MVSVNFCYRLGFAALCLLFPITAQANCDDVLPSDEAPVRTGKRDLTAADLIQLREIGDPDSAVFNGPSPFAVSPDGDRIAYIINRADLATNTYCRALVVSRLTGGGPPSIVDRGGELIKIMDVQRGFYLPSGATRTIVPSWSPDGRMIAYLRRDNGATQAWVAQADGSGARTVTRSAVDVEAVAWSSDGLRLLYGTRKGAAAVQAAIDREGQSGWLYDRRISPEISARPMTPATDALDVRAIDLRTGSFTPATAAEQAAVSHAAPADMPIDPKAIGSDGSKAYLERQESSPLAPARLVVANSKGSRRCDADACAGGILSLWRQGSSVLFLRREGWAKETIALYRWRPGASPPKPILRTTDVLHGCVMAGAELICTREDSATPRKIVAIDTTTGRMRTIFDPNPEFSGIRLGSVTRLKWHNNLGLEAWGDLILPPGHKAGTKLPMVVVQYHSDGFLRGGTGDEYPIFLLAQRGFAVLSTERPTFFAAAFPQLRTWYQINAANQKDWGERRSLLSSLLTGVHMAVDHGDVDPARVGITGLSDGASTVAFALINSKAFAAAALSTCCMEPNTTATYGGIAWAEWLRGMGYPPATHDNPDFWRDMSLARNAARIDAPLLMQLADNEFRLALEAFGALHEQNKPVEMYVYPDEYHVKWQPIHRLAVYERNLDWFSFWLQGREDSDPGKIPQYRSWRSMRSGSPQPPVPVPIR; from the coding sequence ATGGTAAGCGTGAACTTCTGTTACCGCCTTGGTTTTGCGGCCTTGTGCCTGCTGTTTCCCATAACGGCGCAGGCAAACTGCGACGACGTTCTACCTTCGGATGAAGCCCCCGTCAGGACAGGGAAGCGCGACCTCACAGCAGCAGACCTTATCCAGCTCCGCGAGATTGGCGACCCCGACTCCGCAGTTTTCAATGGCCCGAGCCCCTTCGCGGTCTCGCCGGATGGCGACCGCATCGCCTATATCATCAACCGCGCCGATCTTGCGACGAACACCTATTGCCGAGCGCTGGTCGTCAGCAGGCTCACGGGGGGCGGTCCACCGAGCATCGTCGATCGGGGCGGCGAACTCATCAAGATCATGGACGTGCAGCGCGGCTTCTACCTGCCGAGCGGTGCCACGCGTACCATTGTGCCGTCCTGGTCTCCAGACGGCCGCATGATAGCCTATCTGCGGCGCGACAACGGCGCGACCCAGGCATGGGTCGCACAGGCCGATGGCAGCGGTGCGCGCACCGTCACGCGATCTGCCGTTGACGTGGAAGCGGTGGCCTGGAGCAGTGATGGGCTACGGCTGCTCTACGGCACACGAAAAGGCGCGGCAGCCGTGCAAGCTGCGATCGATCGCGAAGGTCAGTCGGGGTGGCTGTATGATCGACGAATTTCACCGGAGATCTCCGCGCGGCCGATGACCCCGGCAACTGATGCGCTGGACGTGAGGGCCATCGATCTGCGTACCGGGTCCTTCACGCCGGCGACAGCCGCTGAGCAGGCTGCGGTGTCGCATGCGGCGCCCGCTGATATGCCGATCGATCCGAAAGCGATCGGATCAGATGGAAGCAAGGCCTATCTCGAGCGTCAGGAGAGTTCACCGCTGGCACCCGCCAGACTGGTCGTAGCAAACAGCAAAGGCAGTCGTCGTTGCGATGCCGATGCCTGTGCAGGCGGCATTCTCTCGCTCTGGCGGCAAGGTTCCTCGGTGCTCTTTCTTCGCCGGGAAGGTTGGGCCAAGGAAACAATCGCGCTTTATCGCTGGCGACCGGGCGCTTCGCCTCCCAAGCCCATATTGCGCACGACAGATGTGCTGCACGGCTGCGTGATGGCCGGAGCGGAACTGATCTGCACGCGCGAGGACAGCGCGACGCCGCGCAAGATCGTAGCCATCGACACGACCACGGGCCGTATGCGTACCATATTTGACCCAAATCCGGAATTTTCCGGCATTCGCCTGGGCTCCGTCACGCGCCTCAAGTGGCACAACAACCTTGGTCTTGAGGCATGGGGCGATCTGATCCTGCCGCCCGGTCACAAGGCAGGAACGAAACTGCCGATGGTCGTCGTGCAGTATCACAGCGACGGCTTCCTGCGCGGCGGCACCGGGGACGAATATCCGATCTTCCTGCTGGCCCAGCGCGGCTTCGCTGTCCTCAGCACCGAGCGGCCCACCTTCTTCGCGGCGGCCTTTCCCCAGCTCAGGACCTGGTACCAGATCAATGCTGCCAACCAGAAGGATTGGGGCGAACGCCGCAGCCTTCTATCCTCGCTCCTGACCGGCGTGCACATGGCGGTAGATCACGGCGATGTCGATCCCGCACGCGTCGGGATCACCGGCCTGAGTGACGGCGCTTCGACCGTGGCCTTTGCTTTGATCAACTCGAAAGCTTTCGCCGCGGCTGCGCTTAGTACCTGCTGCATGGAGCCCAATACAACGGCGACCTATGGCGGGATCGCCTGGGCGGAATGGCTACGCGGAATGGGCTATCCGCCAGCGACCCACGACAACCCGGACTTCTGGCGGGATATGTCGCTGGCCCGCAACGCGGCTCGGATTGATGCGCCACTGCTCATGCAACTTGCCGACAACGAATTCCGGCTGGCGCTTGAAGCCTTCGGTGCCCTTCACGAGCAGAACAAGCCGGTGGAGATGTATGTCTATCCCGACGAATATCATGTAAAATGGCAGCCGATTCACCGGCTCGCCGTCTATGAGCGCAATCTGGACTGGTTTTCCTTCTGGTTGCAAGGGCGAGAGGATTCGGATCCCGGCAAGATTCCGCAGTATCGTAGCTGGCGATCCATGCGGTCTGGCTCTCCTCAACCGCCTGTGCCGGTGCCAATTCGCTAG
- a CDS encoding TonB-dependent receptor, whose product MVRFHASYLFNSIAAVALVAGPSVARGQDVKRHSVEVPAQGLSESLKALALQSGITVLADSTVVANKQAPALHGTYTIEEALRILLDQSGLTYTRIDGGFVVRQGRVGSDNRPASNPQDIVVTGSRLRGAAIASPVVRIGQEEIRDSGQAGLGDVVRRIPQSFGGGQNPGIGMNVPDASGVDVGGGSSINLRGLGSDATLTLLNGRRLAYTAVRQSVDVSGIPVAAVDRIEVVPDGASAIYGSDAVAGVANIILRRDYDGLETSVRLARTTDGGDFQQQYGALAGRKWASGGLFAAYEYGSNTAIRASQRSYAATRSPGLDLFPALRHHSVVASGHQDLGGGLTFSVDGLYNIRWSDLTFPTVAGGDLDEGKATFSSVDKSFGVAPTLTLDLSGDWQIALGGTYGRERVDYHQVECALTVCSDSGPSFYRNTAKSVEIDANGDLFRLPGGIAKIAIGGGYRDIGFRRFVGTGSAVNTIASQDNLFAFGELSLPLIGPGQNLPLATKVDASAALRYERYPGIGDVATPKLGLSWAMTPDISLKGSWGKSFRAPTLYQQYQPRAVYLFPSAALGATGTSATAGAILILGGNPDLKPEKATTWSTTLALHPRALPGASLEISYFTVRYRDRIVAPITLLSQALSNPIYQDQIIFNPSETAQTAAIASAGTFLNITGVPYDPANVVAIVDNANLNAGRQRARGVDVLASYSAAIAQNQQLRLSLDLAYLESDQQLSADQPTYDLAGAIFNPPHWRGQAAVAWTGGNLTLAANANYTGGVSDTRSTSAVSIGSMTTLDLTARYRADPDAPLGGLEFSLSVQNLFNDKPDPIATSIPYDTPYDSTNYSPIGRMIAFGITRQW is encoded by the coding sequence ATGGTTCGATTTCACGCGAGTTATCTGTTCAACAGCATCGCCGCCGTGGCGCTGGTGGCGGGCCCTTCGGTCGCACGAGGACAAGACGTAAAGCGCCATTCCGTTGAAGTGCCAGCGCAGGGCTTGAGCGAATCGCTCAAGGCGCTGGCACTTCAATCCGGCATCACCGTGCTCGCCGACAGCACGGTTGTCGCGAACAAGCAGGCCCCGGCGCTTCACGGAACCTATACGATCGAAGAAGCGCTGCGCATCCTGCTCGATCAATCCGGGCTGACCTATACTCGCATCGATGGTGGCTTCGTCGTGCGGCAGGGCCGCGTCGGCAGCGACAACCGCCCTGCAAGCAACCCGCAGGATATCGTCGTCACGGGAAGCCGACTGCGCGGGGCCGCGATTGCTTCGCCGGTTGTCCGGATCGGCCAGGAAGAGATACGCGATTCCGGCCAAGCAGGCCTGGGCGATGTCGTCCGCCGTATCCCGCAAAGCTTCGGAGGCGGGCAGAACCCCGGCATCGGCATGAACGTCCCCGATGCCAGCGGTGTCGATGTTGGCGGGGGCTCGTCCATCAATCTGCGCGGCCTTGGGAGCGATGCGACCTTGACGCTGCTCAACGGCCGGCGTCTCGCCTACACAGCTGTCCGGCAGAGCGTCGATGTTTCGGGCATTCCCGTCGCGGCGGTCGACCGCATCGAGGTCGTTCCGGACGGCGCCTCGGCGATCTACGGCTCCGATGCGGTCGCGGGGGTAGCCAACATCATCCTGCGCCGTGACTATGATGGCCTGGAAACCAGCGTTCGCCTCGCCAGAACCACAGACGGCGGTGATTTCCAGCAGCAATATGGCGCACTGGCCGGGCGCAAATGGGCATCAGGCGGTCTGTTCGCCGCCTATGAATATGGCAGCAACACCGCTATCCGCGCGAGCCAGCGGTCTTATGCCGCGACACGCTCCCCGGGCCTTGATCTGTTCCCGGCACTGCGTCATCACAGCGTCGTAGCCAGCGGACACCAGGACCTGGGCGGCGGCCTCACCTTCTCGGTCGACGGGCTCTACAATATCCGCTGGAGCGACCTGACATTTCCGACGGTGGCAGGTGGCGATCTCGATGAAGGCAAGGCGACCTTCTCGTCCGTCGACAAGTCCTTCGGCGTCGCGCCGACCCTTACGCTCGATCTGTCCGGCGACTGGCAGATTGCGCTTGGTGGAACCTACGGCAGGGAACGGGTCGACTATCATCAAGTCGAATGCGCTCTGACGGTGTGCAGCGATTCCGGTCCCAGCTTCTATCGCAACACCGCCAAGTCGGTCGAGATCGATGCCAATGGCGATCTCTTCCGTCTGCCGGGCGGAATCGCCAAGATCGCCATTGGCGGCGGCTATCGTGACATCGGCTTCCGGCGGTTCGTCGGGACCGGAAGCGCAGTCAACACAATCGCGTCCCAGGACAATCTGTTCGCCTTTGGGGAACTCAGCCTCCCCTTGATCGGCCCGGGCCAGAATCTGCCGCTTGCGACGAAAGTCGATGCCAGTGCCGCTCTGCGCTATGAGCGCTACCCCGGCATCGGCGATGTGGCCACGCCCAAGCTCGGCCTGTCATGGGCCATGACGCCCGACATCAGCCTGAAGGGAAGCTGGGGAAAATCCTTCCGCGCGCCAACGCTCTATCAGCAGTACCAGCCCCGCGCGGTCTACCTGTTTCCTTCCGCAGCCCTGGGCGCGACGGGGACGTCAGCGACGGCCGGGGCTATTCTCATCCTTGGCGGCAATCCCGACCTCAAGCCGGAAAAGGCGACGACGTGGTCGACCACGCTTGCCCTGCATCCACGTGCTTTGCCCGGAGCAAGCCTCGAAATCAGCTATTTTACCGTGCGCTATCGCGACCGGATCGTCGCGCCGATCACTCTGCTGTCCCAGGCGCTGAGCAATCCCATCTATCAGGACCAGATCATCTTCAACCCGAGCGAGACCGCGCAGACCGCAGCCATCGCCAGTGCGGGCACGTTCCTCAACATCACCGGGGTGCCCTATGATCCGGCGAACGTCGTCGCCATCGTCGACAATGCCAATCTCAATGCGGGACGCCAGCGCGCACGGGGCGTCGATGTCCTGGCGAGTTACAGTGCCGCGATAGCACAGAACCAGCAACTGCGCCTCTCGCTGGACCTCGCCTATCTCGAAAGCGACCAGCAACTCAGCGCAGATCAGCCAACCTATGACCTTGCCGGCGCGATCTTCAATCCGCCCCATTGGCGAGGACAGGCGGCAGTCGCCTGGACCGGTGGGAACCTGACGCTGGCGGCCAACGCCAACTATACCGGGGGAGTCAGCGACACACGCTCGACATCGGCTGTGAGCATCGGAAGCATGACCACGCTCGATCTCACTGCGCGCTATCGGGCCGATCCAGATGCCCCGCTCGGCGGACTCGAGTTCAGCCTGTCGGTCCAGAACCTGTTTAACGACAAGCCTGATCCGATCGCGACCTCGATACCCTACGACACGCCTTATGACTCGACCAACTATTCACCGATCGGCCGGATGATCGCCTTCGGGATCACCCGGCAATGGTAA
- a CDS encoding FecR family protein codes for MTEAPGPIPRRIHDTAGDWLVRRQQHPGPEVEQAFAAWIAADRRHRIAYEQIELHWADSGGLTGSEVGRTRKLVRAPFLMRHSTHVAAASLGVVVLLGIGTVGLVRYGAPFTLVAPAQAATYETALGEIRTVSLADGSQLTLDTATRVHVSLSAGERRVSLERGRARFRVAQDSKRPFTVEVPGGTVAARSTLFDVSVVSGSPVIAVLEGRVDLTSTGSAASRPGRTLAAGQTVALDNAEIPHPTPVGETQWVSGMLALDGSPLGEAVAAINRYNRIQIRLAEPDLARFSVTGAFQVRDPDAFAQAVAATFGLSIDRSDPGVILLRPGS; via the coding sequence ATGACTGAAGCGCCCGGCCCGATTCCACGTCGTATCCATGATACCGCCGGCGATTGGCTGGTGCGCCGCCAGCAGCATCCCGGCCCGGAGGTCGAGCAGGCCTTTGCCGCCTGGATTGCCGCCGATCGCCGCCACCGGATCGCCTATGAGCAGATAGAGCTGCACTGGGCGGACAGTGGGGGGCTTACCGGTAGCGAAGTCGGCCGGACCCGAAAATTGGTTCGCGCGCCTTTCCTGATGCGGCACAGCACCCATGTCGCGGCCGCCAGCCTTGGCGTCGTCGTGCTTCTCGGCATCGGAACGGTCGGCCTGGTGCGATACGGGGCACCCTTTACGCTCGTCGCACCGGCACAAGCCGCAACTTATGAAACCGCGCTCGGCGAAATCAGGACTGTATCGCTAGCGGACGGATCGCAGCTCACACTCGACACCGCCACGCGCGTCCATGTCTCCCTTTCCGCGGGCGAACGCCGCGTCTCGCTGGAGCGGGGCCGCGCGCGCTTTCGCGTTGCACAGGACAGCAAGCGCCCCTTCACCGTTGAGGTTCCCGGCGGAACTGTCGCTGCGCGCAGCACACTGTTCGACGTCAGCGTCGTAAGCGGAAGTCCCGTAATTGCGGTGCTCGAGGGACGGGTCGATCTCACCAGCACGGGCAGCGCCGCCTCCCGTCCGGGCCGAACGCTTGCCGCAGGGCAGACGGTAGCCCTGGACAATGCTGAGATCCCCCATCCGACGCCGGTGGGCGAAACCCAATGGGTTTCCGGCATGCTGGCGCTCGACGGCAGCCCGCTTGGCGAGGCCGTCGCCGCCATCAATCGTTACAACCGCATCCAGATACGCCTTGCCGAGCCTGATCTGGCTCGCTTTTCTGTCACCGGGGCATTCCAGGTGCGCGATCCAGACGCCTTCGCTCAGGCCGTGGCGGCAACGTTTGGACTCAGCATCGACCGATCGGATCCGGGTGTGATCCTTCTGCGTCCCGGTTCGTAG
- a CDS encoding RNA polymerase sigma factor, translating to MRPALGTARVPLDEGDPLPPADDRVAAPICVDDLYRTERPGLMRFLHRRTADDRAEDIVQQVFARLVARAETDAVSLNAPGAYLRQAAHNLLLDEARAAVRTHQAQHVSIDDVEIGDGDPVASLEARDRLARIEQAVLRLKPLTRQIFLACRLDGYSYAEIAEQTGLSVRGVEKQMSRAIKQLGRHLRHHD from the coding sequence ATGCGGCCCGCGCTAGGCACGGCCCGCGTGCCGCTGGACGAGGGCGATCCGCTGCCACCTGCCGATGACCGGGTGGCAGCCCCGATCTGTGTGGACGATCTTTACCGGACAGAACGGCCGGGCCTCATGCGCTTCCTCCATCGCCGAACTGCCGATGATCGCGCCGAGGATATCGTCCAGCAGGTCTTTGCCCGCCTGGTCGCACGCGCGGAGACTGATGCCGTATCCCTCAATGCCCCCGGCGCCTATCTGCGCCAGGCGGCCCATAATCTCCTGCTCGACGAGGCGCGCGCCGCCGTCCGCACACATCAGGCCCAGCATGTGTCGATCGACGATGTCGAAATAGGCGACGGAGATCCTGTCGCCTCCCTGGAGGCGCGCGACCGCCTCGCCCGCATCGAACAGGCCGTCCTGCGTCTCAAGCCGCTGACCCGGCAAATATTTCTCGCTTGCCGCCTCGATGGCTATAGTTACGCGGAAATCGCGGAACAGACGGGGCTGAGCGTGCGAGGCGTGGAAAAGCAGATGAGCCGGGCAATCAAGCAACTCGGGCGGCACCTTCGCCACCATGACTGA
- a CDS encoding SDR family NAD(P)-dependent oxidoreductase — MQHPAANYEEERKVDLKRYGPWAVIIGGSEGVGASFARKLAADGFGLLLVARKIEPLTQLAEALRADGADIRILQMDVTRADFLDRVAEASADIDVGLLIYNAGSVAPASFLDTPLDSALNAVNLNVVGPLKLAHHFGRTMSARGGGGIIILGSVAGAAGGAGVAVYSGTKAFSQRLAEGLWAELRPANIDVLSLVIGTTRTPFIERAGLKLDGMGTPPAEPDDIAQFGLDNIQNGPVITPPELAEGFHALQGMPRAQAAEAVTQGTKSLTNENR; from the coding sequence ATGCAGCATCCCGCCGCAAATTATGAAGAGGAACGCAAGGTGGATTTGAAACGATACGGGCCATGGGCAGTCATCATCGGCGGATCAGAGGGCGTCGGGGCAAGCTTCGCAAGGAAGCTGGCGGCCGACGGATTCGGTCTGTTACTTGTTGCGCGCAAGATCGAACCACTGACGCAGCTTGCTGAGGCGCTGCGGGCCGACGGGGCAGACATCCGTATCCTGCAGATGGATGTCACGCGTGCGGATTTTCTGGACCGCGTGGCAGAAGCGAGCGCCGACATCGACGTGGGCCTGCTGATCTATAATGCGGGCTCGGTCGCACCGGCATCCTTCCTCGATACGCCGTTGGACTCCGCCCTGAATGCCGTCAATCTGAATGTCGTCGGGCCGTTGAAACTCGCGCATCATTTCGGTCGCACGATGTCCGCTCGCGGTGGAGGCGGGATCATTATCCTGGGATCGGTGGCGGGCGCTGCCGGTGGGGCGGGCGTGGCCGTCTATTCGGGCACGAAGGCATTCAGTCAGCGTCTCGCCGAAGGCTTATGGGCCGAATTGCGCCCCGCCAACATCGATGTGCTCTCGCTTGTAATCGGCACGACGCGCACGCCGTTCATTGAACGCGCGGGCCTCAAGCTGGATGGAATGGGAACGCCACCCGCTGAGCCGGACGACATTGCGCAGTTCGGCCTCGACAATATCCAGAACGGCCCCGTGATCACGCCGCCCGAACTGGCGGAGGGCTTCCATGCGCTTCAGGGGATGCCGCGCGCACAAGCGGCTGAAGCCGTGACGCAAGGAACTAAAAGCCTTACAAACGAAAATCGGTGA